The Impatiens glandulifera chromosome 3, dImpGla2.1, whole genome shotgun sequence genome contains a region encoding:
- the LOC124930254 gene encoding keratin, type I cytoskeletal 10-like, giving the protein MHEEEVVEEDVVKESAQAPNNENVVISPIVRTEEAQEKEAENEAGNVAEKDQPEKSMQIHTHFEPIQSMAAESQENSSNEESSAEGIKLLKSMTSMLSSLQKNVVSMGSNMIKALNTQKEERKEFSEVVKVLTELDNTLKKNTLMKNQMVEIQGCLRRTNGERLEFADSIARKFQEKENAKADAERDQPRITQGESSRRSDGVSTDTRSRRAPNNDENPRTTKRGGGRSGGDRGGRSSGGGRGRQSGFDQRGRASGGDRGGRSSGSGRDGRSLPLF; this is encoded by the exons ATGCATGAGGAAgaagttgttgaagaagatgttgtCAAGGAGTCTGCTCAAGCTCCTAATAATGAAAATGTTGTGATATCCCCTATTGTGAGAACAGAGGAAGCCCAAGAGAAAGAGGCTGAA AATGAAGCTGGGAATGTAGCTGAGAAGGATCAACCGGAGAAATCCATGCAGATTCATACCCATTTTGAACCCATTCAGAGTATGGCAGCAGAGTCTCAAGAGAATTCATCTAACGAAGAATCCTCTGCTGAAGGTATCAAGCTTCTAAAGTCTATGACTTCTAtgctctcatctcttcagaagaatgtggTCTCTATGGGATCAAACATGATAAAGGCTTTGAACACccagaaagaagagagaaaggaatTTTCTGAGGTTGTCAAAGTTCTTACTGAATTGGAcaatactctgaagaagaacac CTTGATGAAGAACCAGATGGTGGAAATCCAAGGATGTTTAAGAAGAACAAATGGTGAACGACTGGAATTTGCTGACTCTATTGCAAGAAAGTTTCAAGAAAAAGAGAATGCGAAAGCCGATGCTGAAAGAGATCAACCTCGAATCACCCAAGGCGAGTCAAGCAGAAGAAGTGACGGTGTGTCAACCGACACTAGATCTAGACGAGCGCCAAACAACGATGAAAATCCTAGGAcaactaaaagaggcggaggtcgaagcggtggtgatcgtggaggccgAAGTAGTGGTGGTGGTCGTGGTAGGCAATCTGGCTTTGATCAAAGAGGTCGTGCCAGTGGaggtgatcgtggtggtagatcaagtggaagcggtcgtgATGGTCGTAGTCTTCCTCTTTTCTAA